One window of Leptotrichia hongkongensis genomic DNA carries:
- a CDS encoding site-specific integrase, whose amino-acid sequence MAAKKHLNKNLKYEEWLDIWMEKERFFIKESTYATYTNIIENHLKPVLGKKKINNITNEDLQNFIILKLSTSKKNLEKGLALKTVKDMTVLIKNTLKTATQNKLIPFQNFQCKFPSSFSKSHLKTFSVEEQKILFKYLINNQNSKNLGILLCLQTGLRLGEICGLQWQDINLEKSTLTICRTLQKIYIKEKNKSYSKTIISTPKTKTSNRIIPLNIDFINLIKPFQQNKNNYFITNSTNYLKPHCYRYYYQKLLHFLNLPKLKFHSLRHTFATQAVELGIDCKTISEILGHANMNTTLNLYVHPKTEYKRKCLDLIYKKLKNE is encoded by the coding sequence ATGGCTGCAAAAAAACATTTAAACAAAAACTTGAAATACGAAGAATGGCTAGATATTTGGATGGAAAAAGAAAGATTTTTTATAAAGGAATCGACTTATGCAACTTATACTAATATTATCGAAAATCACTTAAAGCCTGTGCTTGGAAAAAAGAAAATCAATAATATTACAAATGAAGATTTACAAAATTTTATTATCTTAAAACTAAGCACTTCAAAGAAAAATTTGGAAAAAGGGCTTGCACTAAAGACTGTCAAGGATATGACTGTGCTTATAAAGAATACTTTAAAGACTGCAACTCAAAATAAACTGATACCTTTTCAAAATTTTCAATGCAAATTCCCCTCTTCCTTTTCAAAATCACATTTAAAAACTTTTTCTGTTGAAGAACAAAAGATACTTTTTAAATATTTGATAAATAATCAGAATTCAAAAAATCTGGGAATTTTACTTTGTCTGCAAACAGGACTGCGACTTGGGGAAATATGTGGACTACAATGGCAGGATATAAATTTAGAAAAAAGTACTCTGACTATTTGCAGAACTTTACAGAAAATTTATATAAAAGAAAAAAACAAATCCTACTCTAAAACAATTATTAGCACTCCAAAAACAAAAACTTCCAATCGCATAATTCCTCTTAATATTGATTTTATAAATTTAATAAAACCGTTTCAACAAAATAAAAATAACTACTTTATTACAAATAGCACGAATTATTTAAAGCCTCATTGCTACCGATATTACTATCAAAAACTTCTTCACTTTCTAAATCTCCCAAAACTCAAATTTCACAGCCTTCGCCATACTTTCGCAACACAGGCCGTTGAACTTGGAATTGACTGCAAGACCATTTCTGAAATTTTAGGACACGCCAACATGAATACTACTCTAAATCTTTACGTTCATCCAAAGACTGAATATAAACGCAAATGCCTTGATTTAATTTACAAAAAACTGAAAAATGAATAA
- a CDS encoding DUF4391 domain-containing protein produces MINMPERYEVNQEIKLKNLILKEFKPIEKKKIKEYIKSVTLKYMINNEEIPSVEDEKYNFKVIQYFDFEITDIKKAGFLANLYQESIKTPCVLRFYDNSKELYSLALKRLNQNDRNEIVVTDTVMTEIFDLSMSSSAKREVEEVLDYSKTLNRTNKVNFYSEIFIKNYILKNRKYYQKSGNILESLIWYDRNKMINVFENFKNLVMYKEKIKSTIRNSEKIEINKKIREIISELDKY; encoded by the coding sequence ATGATAAATATGCCCGAAAGATATGAAGTAAATCAGGAAATAAAATTGAAAAATCTTATTCTGAAGGAATTTAAACCTATTGAAAAAAAGAAAATAAAAGAATACATAAAATCAGTAACATTGAAATATATGATAAATAATGAGGAGATTCCAAGTGTAGAAGATGAAAAATATAATTTTAAGGTAATTCAGTATTTTGATTTTGAAATAACTGATATAAAAAAAGCTGGATTTCTTGCCAATCTATATCAGGAATCAATAAAAACACCTTGTGTATTAAGATTTTACGATAATTCAAAAGAGTTGTATTCATTAGCTTTAAAAAGATTAAATCAAAATGACAGAAATGAAATAGTTGTTACAGATACTGTAATGACTGAAATATTTGACTTGTCAATGTCAAGTTCAGCAAAAAGGGAAGTGGAAGAAGTTTTAGACTATTCTAAAACACTGAATCGAACTAACAAAGTTAATTTTTATTCAGAAATATTTATAAAAAATTACATTTTAAAAAATCGGAAGTATTATCAGAAATCAGGAAATATTTTAGAAAGTTTAATATGGTATGACAGAAACAAAATGATTAATGTTTTTGAAAATTTTAAAAATCTTGTGATGTACAAGGAAAAAATAAAATCAACTATTAGAAATAGTGAGAAAATAGAAATTAATAAAAAAATCAGAGAGATAATTTCTGAATTGGATAAATATTAG
- a CDS encoding site-specific DNA-methyltransferase translates to MENNKIKKEINNIVNDNLKALEQLFPSAVKDGQLDIKALKEELGDFEEVGIERYELNWAGKQNAKKVVQQGIGNKTLKFVEKDSKNADSTENIYIEGDNLEVLKLLRQNYYNSIKMIYIDPPYNTGNDFVYNDTFKMDKEESDKAEGIISENNEKLQKNQKSTNRYHANWLNMMYPRLKLARDLLTDDGVIFISIDDNEQANLKRLCDEIFGEENFVVNIVWQSKSGGGHDEKLVVKENEYILLISKNKNFVNLGKRIEENNDKYKLSDEFEKERGKYLLNKLDRRMTSNHYSASLNYEIIMPDGSKLWPGGKNEKSNEGWNWRWSKTKLEWGIKNNYIEFKNNNNTWSVYSKQYEFVDNNGNKIERKLPYRNILLSSEFSTTQASNEIISFFNYKIFEYSKSTKLLNRLIKIGNVYDNDVILDFFSGSATTAHAVMQLNSEDDGNRKYIMVQLPETTDEKSEAFKAGYKNIAEIGKERIRRAGEKIKQEIEEYNSNLKLGEEPKKVPDIGFKVFKVDDTNIKWYDLENFNEESQYSFDDPDSLDFVLGSNDIDIVYEIMLRQNDIPLSERLEVLTDIGNRTYFYASTYLICLETEITEEMVEKLASLNPLPIKFVFRDSAFKDNISLKDETFRKLRSLIERNSGESKVSYRVEFI, encoded by the coding sequence ATGGAAAATAATAAAATAAAAAAAGAGATAAATAACATAGTAAATGATAATTTAAAAGCACTGGAGCAATTATTTCCATCTGCTGTAAAGGATGGACAGCTGGATATAAAGGCATTGAAGGAAGAGCTGGGAGATTTTGAAGAAGTAGGAATTGAAAGATATGAACTGAATTGGGCAGGAAAACAAAATGCAAAGAAAGTAGTACAACAGGGAATTGGGAATAAAACGTTGAAATTTGTAGAAAAAGACAGTAAAAATGCTGACTCAACAGAAAATATCTATATCGAGGGAGATAATCTGGAAGTATTGAAACTGTTAAGACAGAATTATTACAACTCAATAAAAATGATATATATTGACCCGCCGTATAATACGGGAAATGATTTTGTCTATAATGATACTTTTAAAATGGACAAGGAAGAGAGCGACAAGGCAGAGGGAATAATATCAGAAAATAATGAAAAACTGCAGAAAAATCAGAAGTCAACTAACAGATACCATGCAAACTGGCTGAATATGATGTATCCAAGATTGAAACTGGCTAGAGATTTACTGACTGATGATGGAGTTATATTTATAAGTATTGATGATAATGAGCAGGCTAACCTAAAGAGATTGTGTGATGAGATTTTTGGGGAAGAGAATTTTGTAGTTAATATTGTGTGGCAGTCAAAAAGTGGTGGTGGACATGATGAAAAACTAGTAGTTAAAGAGAATGAATATATATTATTAATTTCTAAAAATAAAAATTTTGTAAATCTAGGTAAAAGAATTGAAGAGAATAATGATAAATATAAATTAAGTGATGAATTTGAAAAAGAAAGAGGAAAATATTTATTAAATAAATTAGACAGAAGAATGACCAGCAATCATTATTCTGCTTCATTAAATTATGAAATAATCATGCCAGATGGAAGTAAATTATGGCCTGGAGGAAAAAATGAAAAAAGTAATGAAGGCTGGAATTGGAGATGGAGTAAAACTAAATTAGAATGGGGGATAAAAAATAATTATATTGAATTTAAAAATAACAATAATACATGGAGTGTTTATTCTAAACAATACGAGTTTGTAGATAATAATGGAAATAAAATAGAAAGAAAATTACCATATAGAAATATATTGCTATCATCTGAATTTAGTACTACACAAGCCAGTAATGAAATAATCTCATTTTTCAATTATAAAATTTTTGAATATTCCAAAAGTACAAAATTATTAAATAGACTTATAAAAATTGGAAATGTGTATGATAATGATGTTATCCTAGACTTCTTCTCAGGTTCAGCAACAACAGCTCATGCTGTTATGCAGTTAAACAGTGAAGATGATGGAAATAGAAAATATATAATGGTTCAATTACCTGAAACAACTGATGAAAAATCAGAAGCATTTAAGGCTGGATATAAAAATATAGCAGAAATTGGAAAAGAAAGAATCAGACGTGCTGGAGAAAAGATAAAACAGGAAATAGAAGAATATAATTCTAATTTGAAACTGGGAGAAGAGCCTAAAAAAGTTCCAGATATTGGATTTAAAGTATTTAAAGTGGATGATACAAATATAAAATGGTACGACTTGGAGAATTTCAATGAAGAAAGTCAATATTCTTTTGATGACCCTGATTCATTGGATTTTGTACTTGGAAGCAATGATATTGATATTGTTTATGAAATAATGTTAAGACAGAATGATATTCCATTGTCAGAAAGACTGGAAGTATTGACAGATATTGGAAATAGAACATATTTTTATGCAAGTACATATTTAATTTGTCTTGAAACAGAAATAACAGAGGAAATGGTAGAAAAATTAGCTTCATTAAATCCGTTACCAATAAAGTTTGTGTTTAGAGATTCTGCATTTAAAGATAATATCTCATTGAAGGATGAAACTTTTAGGAAGTTGAGAAGTCTGATTGAGAGAAATTCGGGGGAGAGTAAGGTTAGTTATAGGGTGGAGTTTATTTAG
- a CDS encoding GNAT family N-acetyltransferase translates to MGIKKKSETISLQKLREKLKDDDFIKEKILKTFRSRDRNSIEDFLHNKAIDFEKKSLSATHIIYNKEGTEILGYFTFANKSLIIEKENFLNLSRTQQKRFSQSGRRLKDGSYVVNSFLLAQIGKNYNISDKNMITGNEIISLAHELLLIVKKIINTKYLWLECEDNSSLIRFYSNYGFNLIKKFSSENKLRTMILRLDNF, encoded by the coding sequence TTGGGTATAAAGAAAAAGAGTGAAACTATATCGTTGCAGAAATTAAGAGAAAAATTGAAAGATGATGACTTTATAAAAGAAAAAATTTTAAAGACTTTTAGAAGTAGAGATAGAAATAGTATTGAGGATTTTTTACATAACAAAGCTATAGATTTTGAGAAAAAATCACTTTCTGCAACACATATTATTTACAATAAAGAGGGAACAGAAATATTGGGGTATTTTACATTTGCAAATAAAAGTTTAATTATTGAAAAAGAAAATTTTCTTAATCTTAGTAGGACCCAACAGAAAAGATTTTCACAGAGTGGAAGAAGATTGAAAGACGGAAGTTATGTTGTGAATAGTTTTTTGCTGGCACAGATAGGGAAAAATTATAATATTTCTGATAAAAATATGATAACAGGTAATGAAATAATATCGTTAGCACACGAATTATTATTAATCGTGAAAAAAATTATAAATACGAAATATTTATGGCTGGAATGTGAAGATAACAGTTCACTAATAAGATTTTATTCAAATTATGGATTCAATCTGATAAAAAAATTTAGTTCAGAAAATAAATTAAGAACAATGATACTAAGATTAGATAATTTTTAA
- a CDS encoding restriction endonuclease, translating into MSNKIIFQFDDNLEYQKKAVNSVVELFRGLPKSLDSIYAERIRKTRLMEKDPVRNIDIVRGNKLFQNLKKVQLKNRLFTDEKAYSKHERDFTVEMETGTGKTYVYLRTILELHKEYGFKKFMVVVPSVAIRKGVEKSIEQLREHFKRLYNVDLSKYSFIYDSNNLGKVNNFVEENNLSICVMNIQAFNRDTNKIRKDDEYAKNLWRDIKFVRPIVLIDEPQKIEGTANKKSQSLKAIDELEPLFTLRYSATHKNLYNQIYKLDSYEAYKKDLVKKIRVKTINSVISKEFPYIRYTYFTKDCKARIEIFSQEQGQSIRFRSFDVENGFSLYELSGGLPQYKDMFIAEQPHKEKSLKIATNYGDLELALGESNKKLENKDIIRIQIRLAIENHFQKQFEILEEGKKIKGLTLFFIDEVKKVRDSEASDGRGAYLKIFDEEYLKIVQKYRGKIEKYKNYFPHYEDVNLVREGYFALDKKKKEVEVEYKKENEVKAKSQEDIDRGIELILEKKDELISFNETLAFIFSHSALREGWDNPNVFTLCTLKNGSSEIAKKQEIGRGLRLPVDVTGNRSLDKNVNELTVIANDSYENFSRMLQEDFNKNINKNEVTSDLLLVTLEKSGIPKIKITSELVDEFKKELIEKRVMDSNNVLLKNGKEDIKEIHFSNETLQEHSIQIAENFVKYMVEKGTNRIEIANGDNEPIINKRRTFISEKDFQNLFEELGTNLSKKAIYKCKIDKEKYIESSVEKINNYISNFDLKQIVEVVESKGDYNETGNFNLEKDSGDKEIEMSKIEVATKSDFEIANYIMYHTMLPRLAILKIISGLEKEKRKALNIQDVLENVTEILLENLNEMKAEKVFEYEVIDGYVTDTEKIFEVDNKINEEDFENKRRLFQAKKGSRSLNDYYKLDSDGEKEFAEKLENDKNVLLFTKLKKGGFVIDTPYGNYSPDWAIIYKNSSENNENNVGIYFIVETKADKKEKDLTDVEKSKIKCGKLHFEAISKEVKFNWVNNYDDFKRKFEII; encoded by the coding sequence ATGTCAAATAAAATAATATTTCAGTTTGATGATAATTTGGAATATCAGAAAAAGGCGGTAAATTCTGTTGTAGAGTTATTTAGAGGATTGCCAAAATCGTTGGATAGTATTTATGCTGAAAGAATAAGAAAAACAAGACTTATGGAAAAAGATCCTGTGAGAAATATTGATATTGTTAGAGGGAATAAACTTTTTCAGAATTTGAAAAAAGTTCAGTTGAAAAATAGACTATTTACCGATGAAAAGGCTTACAGCAAGCACGAGAGAGATTTTACAGTTGAGATGGAAACTGGAACTGGGAAAACTTATGTTTATTTGCGTACGATATTGGAATTGCACAAGGAGTATGGATTTAAGAAATTTATGGTTGTAGTTCCGTCTGTAGCGATTCGTAAAGGAGTGGAAAAATCTATTGAACAATTAAGGGAACATTTTAAAAGACTATATAATGTGGATTTATCTAAATATAGTTTTATTTATGACAGTAATAATTTAGGAAAAGTAAATAATTTTGTGGAAGAGAATAATTTGAGTATTTGTGTTATGAATATTCAGGCATTTAATAGAGATACGAATAAAATTCGTAAGGATGATGAATATGCTAAAAATTTATGGAGAGATATAAAATTTGTAAGGCCGATTGTGTTAATTGATGAGCCACAGAAAATAGAAGGAACAGCAAATAAAAAATCACAATCATTAAAAGCAATAGACGAACTGGAGCCATTATTTACGCTTCGTTATTCGGCTACACATAAAAACCTGTATAATCAAATTTATAAATTAGATTCTTATGAGGCGTATAAAAAAGACTTGGTAAAAAAAATTCGAGTGAAAACGATAAATAGTGTGATTTCTAAAGAATTTCCATATATTAGATATACTTATTTTACAAAAGACTGCAAGGCAAGGATAGAAATATTTTCTCAAGAGCAAGGGCAAAGTATCAGATTTAGAAGTTTTGATGTGGAAAATGGTTTCTCGTTGTATGAACTTTCTGGAGGATTGCCACAGTATAAGGATATGTTTATTGCGGAACAGCCTCATAAAGAGAAGTCATTGAAAATTGCTACTAATTATGGAGATTTAGAATTAGCATTAGGAGAGAGTAATAAAAAGTTAGAGAATAAAGATATTATTCGTATTCAAATCCGTCTTGCTATAGAAAATCATTTTCAAAAGCAATTTGAGATTTTGGAAGAAGGCAAGAAAATAAAAGGTTTGACACTGTTTTTTATTGATGAGGTTAAGAAAGTTAGGGATAGTGAGGCTTCTGATGGAAGAGGAGCTTATTTGAAAATATTTGACGAAGAATATTTAAAAATTGTGCAAAAGTATAGGGGAAAAATTGAGAAATATAAAAATTATTTTCCACATTATGAAGATGTGAATTTAGTGAGAGAAGGATATTTCGCATTAGATAAGAAGAAAAAGGAAGTTGAGGTGGAATATAAGAAAGAAAACGAAGTGAAGGCAAAATCACAAGAAGATATTGATAGAGGGATTGAATTAATACTAGAGAAGAAAGATGAATTGATTTCTTTTAATGAAACACTTGCCTTTATTTTTTCCCATTCAGCACTTAGGGAAGGTTGGGATAACCCGAATGTATTTACATTGTGTACATTAAAAAATGGAAGTAGCGAAATTGCTAAAAAGCAGGAAATAGGGCGAGGACTCAGACTTCCTGTAGATGTTACTGGAAATAGAAGTTTAGATAAAAATGTAAATGAACTTACTGTGATTGCAAATGACAGCTATGAAAACTTTTCAAGAATGCTTCAGGAAGATTTTAACAAAAATATAAATAAAAACGAAGTTACCTCAGATCTTTTACTTGTCACACTTGAAAAATCAGGAATTCCTAAAATTAAGATTACTTCGGAACTGGTAGATGAATTTAAGAAAGAATTGATTGAAAAAAGAGTGATGGATTCTAACAATGTGCTTTTGAAAAATGGGAAAGAAGATATAAAAGAAATACATTTTTCAAATGAAACTTTACAGGAACATTCAATACAAATTGCTGAAAATTTTGTGAAATATATGGTGGAAAAAGGTACAAATCGGATTGAAATAGCAAATGGAGATAATGAGCCGATTATTAATAAAAGAAGAACATTTATTTCGGAAAAAGATTTTCAAAATCTTTTTGAAGAACTAGGGACAAATCTTAGTAAAAAAGCGATTTATAAGTGTAAAATCGATAAGGAAAAATATATAGAAAGTAGTGTAGAAAAAATAAATAACTATATAAGCAATTTTGATTTGAAACAAATTGTGGAGGTAGTAGAATCTAAAGGGGATTACAATGAGACAGGAAATTTTAATCTTGAAAAAGATAGCGGCGACAAAGAAATAGAAATGTCTAAAATTGAAGTGGCTACAAAAAGTGATTTTGAAATAGCAAATTATATAATGTATCACACAATGTTGCCAAGATTAGCAATATTAAAAATAATAAGTGGACTTGAAAAGGAAAAAAGAAAAGCCTTAAATATTCAAGATGTACTGGAAAATGTAACTGAAATATTGCTTGAAAACTTAAATGAAATGAAAGCTGAAAAAGTTTTTGAATATGAAGTGATAGATGGATATGTAACTGATACAGAGAAAATTTTTGAAGTGGATAATAAAATAAACGAAGAGGATTTTGAAAATAAAAGAAGGTTATTTCAAGCTAAAAAAGGTAGTAGAAGTCTAAATGATTATTATAAACTTGATAGTGATGGAGAAAAGGAATTTGCAGAAAAACTGGAAAATGATAAAAATGTATTGCTATTTACAAAACTCAAAAAAGGTGGCTTTGTAATAGATACTCCATACGGAAACTATTCTCCTGACTGGGCAATCATCTACAAAAATTCTTCAGAAAATAATGAAAACAATGTAGGAATCTATTTTATCGTTGAAACGAAGGCAGATAAAAAAGAAAAGGATTTGACAGATGTGGAAAAAAGCAAAATAAAATGTGGAAAACTACATTTTGAAGCAATTTCAAAGGAGGTAAAATTTAACTGGGTAAATAATTATGATGATTTTAAAAGGAAATTTGAAATTATATAA
- a CDS encoding helicase-related protein gives MGNSAKKFIEKINEVLAEKENAVVNIINDKLTISVFTALEKNLKNVKEINFIIRDTKFIPKNNEISREFEITPNDILYNSYDIKEKNKLKHFAKAKAMYDFIKNNVNIRKVKPYQKVNGNILIIDDDFMIQGTSSLEIYEKRTNRYDFDTTIKGESEKSQILGMSRIYDEIWNNNDVTQDYKQELLESLEFVYKNYDPEFLYYFTLNELFGDKLDSGVERFEKDSDKFKKTEIWNSLFDFQKDCVVSAIQKLQKYGGCIIADSVGLGKTFEALAVIKYFEIRNDNVLVLTPAKLYDNWRSFTGSYKDSFLDEMFNYKIMFHTDLSRTKGESKSGYELSRFDWSKFDLVVIDESHNFRNRIAKYDENDELIMNRYFKLLHNVIKNGKNTKVLLLSATPVNNSLVDLKNQISIITGDNDNAFNEEGISSVGYLLKKATQVINDWEKEGSQKKDELLDNLPSDFYKLLEMMTISRSRKHITNYYGTKNIGKFPQKNKPITYYSEIDKENELLDFKYTNSLLEELNLSVYTPTKFIKSEKLAYYINKYKLSGNRGGKLDFDTQSKGLIYLHRVNLFKRLESSVYSFSETLKRLIENIDKTINNLQRGQPIEENLDVENEDEIYIERSKYEIKVEDLRINAYLEELYNDRDIVKKIYDETLILLKEDRDNKIHELEKIVENKVENTPYNEGNRKILIFTAFADTADYIYSELLKKFDCKDISIASVTGKGVKTSNKKVREDFHSILSAFSPKSKMKIEIPQDEQIDIIVGTDCISEGQNLQDCDTVINFDIQWNPVSLIQRFGRVDRIGSRNDKIQMINFFPNADLNEYLDLERRVKGKMTTLNIASTGDEDMLNPEMNDFNFRKRQLEKLKDEVIDIEDTNENISLTDLNMNEYLYELSNYVNNHKEINKIPKGIYSVTEGEQKGVLFCFKHSKNDAKPKNDSSLYPYYLIFVGNNKEILFKNSQAREVIKLFRQLCYEKNEVQEKVLKEFFKDTKNATEMGFYSELLNTAVNSIKGEEEEKAVQTVFDFSGFNNNFKDDTTDDFELVSFLVVG, from the coding sequence ATGGGAAATTCAGCAAAAAAATTTATTGAAAAAATAAATGAAGTTTTGGCAGAAAAAGAGAATGCTGTGGTAAATATCATTAATGATAAATTAACCATATCAGTTTTTACGGCATTGGAAAAAAATTTGAAAAATGTGAAGGAAATAAATTTTATTATAAGAGATACAAAGTTTATTCCTAAAAATAATGAAATATCAAGGGAATTTGAGATAACGCCTAATGATATTTTGTATAATTCTTATGATATAAAGGAGAAAAATAAGTTAAAGCATTTTGCTAAGGCAAAGGCTATGTATGATTTTATAAAAAATAACGTAAATATCAGAAAAGTAAAGCCATATCAGAAAGTAAACGGAAATATTTTAATAATTGATGATGATTTTATGATTCAGGGAACATCATCACTTGAAATATACGAAAAAAGGACAAATCGCTATGATTTTGATACAACAATAAAAGGAGAATCAGAAAAATCCCAGATACTTGGCATGTCGAGAATATATGATGAAATTTGGAATAATAATGATGTAACACAGGATTATAAACAGGAATTATTAGAAAGCCTTGAATTTGTTTATAAAAATTATGATCCTGAATTCTTGTATTACTTTACGTTAAATGAGCTTTTTGGAGATAAGCTAGACAGTGGAGTTGAGAGATTTGAAAAAGACAGTGATAAATTTAAAAAAACTGAAATATGGAATTCGCTTTTTGATTTTCAGAAGGACTGTGTTGTTTCGGCTATACAGAAATTACAGAAATATGGAGGATGTATAATTGCTGATTCAGTGGGATTAGGAAAGACTTTTGAAGCTTTGGCAGTAATCAAGTATTTTGAAATAAGAAATGATAATGTATTAGTTCTTACACCGGCAAAACTTTATGATAACTGGCGTTCTTTTACTGGAAGTTATAAAGATAGCTTTTTGGATGAAATGTTTAATTACAAAATTATGTTTCATACAGATTTATCGAGAACTAAGGGAGAATCAAAATCAGGATATGAATTGAGCAGATTTGACTGGTCAAAATTTGATTTGGTAGTTATTGATGAGTCACATAATTTCAGAAATAGAATTGCAAAATATGATGAAAATGATGAGTTAATAATGAACAGATACTTTAAATTACTTCATAATGTAATAAAAAATGGAAAAAATACAAAAGTACTACTGCTATCGGCGACACCAGTAAATAATAGCCTTGTGGACTTGAAAAATCAGATTTCCATTATAACAGGAGATAATGACAATGCTTTTAATGAAGAAGGTATTTCAAGCGTGGGATATTTATTGAAAAAGGCGACACAAGTTATAAATGACTGGGAAAAAGAAGGAAGCCAGAAAAAAGATGAGTTACTGGATAACTTGCCATCAGATTTTTATAAACTGCTGGAAATGATGACAATATCAAGAAGCAGAAAACATATTACAAATTATTATGGAACAAAGAATATAGGAAAATTCCCACAAAAAAACAAGCCGATAACTTATTATTCTGAAATTGATAAAGAAAATGAACTTTTAGACTTTAAATATACAAATTCACTTTTGGAAGAACTGAATTTATCAGTATACACACCGACTAAATTTATAAAAAGTGAAAAATTAGCCTATTATATCAATAAATATAAGTTATCAGGAAATCGTGGCGGGAAACTGGACTTTGATACACAATCAAAAGGGCTTATTTACTTGCATAGAGTGAATTTATTTAAAAGGCTGGAAAGTTCTGTTTATTCTTTTTCTGAAACGTTGAAAAGACTGATTGAAAATATTGACAAGACAATAAATAACTTACAGAGAGGACAGCCGATTGAAGAAAATCTTGATGTGGAAAATGAAGATGAAATCTATATTGAAAGAAGTAAATATGAAATAAAGGTAGAAGATTTGAGAATAAATGCCTATCTTGAGGAGTTGTATAACGATAGAGATATTGTAAAAAAAATATATGATGAAACATTGATTTTATTGAAAGAAGATAGGGATAACAAGATTCATGAACTGGAAAAAATTGTGGAAAATAAGGTTGAAAATACACCATATAATGAAGGGAATAGAAAAATACTTATTTTTACAGCATTTGCAGACACAGCAGACTATATCTATTCTGAGCTGTTAAAAAAATTCGATTGTAAAGATATTAGCATTGCAAGTGTTACAGGTAAAGGAGTGAAAACTTCAAATAAAAAAGTAAGAGAAGACTTTCATAGCATTTTGAGTGCATTTTCGCCAAAGTCCAAAATGAAAATTGAAATTCCACAAGATGAGCAGATAGATATTATAGTAGGAACAGACTGTATTTCAGAAGGACAGAATTTACAGGACTGTGACACTGTAATAAACTTTGATATTCAGTGGAATCCTGTGTCGCTTATTCAGAGATTTGGAAGAGTGGACAGAATTGGAAGTAGAAATGACAAAATACAGATGATTAATTTCTTTCCGAATGCAGATCTGAATGAATATTTGGACTTGGAGAGAAGAGTAAAAGGGAAAATGACAACATTAAATATCGCTTCTACTGGGGATGAAGATATGCTTAATCCTGAAATGAATGATTTTAACTTTAGGAAAAGACAGCTGGAAAAACTGAAGGATGAAGTGATAGATATAGAAGATACGAATGAAAATATTTCATTGACAGACCTTAATATGAACGAATATCTGTATGAACTTTCAAATTATGTGAATAATCATAAGGAAATAAACAAAATACCAAAAGGAATTTATTCTGTAACTGAAGGTGAACAGAAGGGAGTATTGTTCTGCTTTAAACATAGTAAAAATGATGCTAAACCTAAAAATGATAGTTCCCTTTATCCTTATTACCTGATTTTTGTAGGAAATAATAAAGAAATTTTATTTAAAAACAGTCAGGCAAGGGAAGTTATAAAACTTTTCAGGCAGCTTTGCTATGAAAAAAATGAAGTTCAGGAGAAAGTTTTAAAGGAATTTTTTAAAGATACGAAAAATGCTACTGAAATGGGATTTTATTCAGAATTGCTTAATACAGCAGTAAACAGCATAAAAGGTGAAGAGGAAGAAAAGGCTGTTCAGACAGTGTTTGATTTTTCAGGATTTAACAACAATTTTAAAGATGACACAACAGATGATTTTGAGTTGGTATCTTTTCTGGTGGTGGGTTAA